Proteins found in one Desulfobotulus pelophilus genomic segment:
- a CDS encoding metal-dependent transcriptional regulator codes for MSESEKLSASLEDYLETIFHVVAEKQAARAKDIAQRLNVNNSSVTGALRSLSEKGYINYAPYDLITLTAKGAELARDVVRRHEALKDFFTKILLIPIDEAEDAACKMEHAISPNILDRLIQFVEFVDICPRGGADWIKGFSRHCERLEAGGCETCLSNCVNELKEKKDFIQDSEKNLIPLSRLKIGEKGVLSSLEGRPSALRHLNDIEAGPGNVVEVENIEKESENLTIKIKGYHLILRIEDAEKILVVPF; via the coding sequence ATGTCTGAATCTGAAAAGTTAAGCGCAAGTCTTGAAGATTACCTTGAAACCATCTTTCATGTGGTTGCGGAAAAACAGGCGGCACGCGCAAAAGATATTGCCCAGCGCTTGAATGTCAACAACTCATCTGTTACCGGTGCCCTTCGTTCCCTTTCGGAAAAAGGCTACATCAATTATGCACCCTACGATCTCATTACCCTTACCGCCAAAGGTGCAGAGCTGGCCAGGGACGTTGTGCGCAGGCATGAGGCTCTCAAAGACTTTTTTACAAAAATCCTGCTTATTCCCATAGACGAAGCCGAAGATGCTGCCTGCAAAATGGAGCATGCCATTTCTCCCAATATTTTGGACCGGCTGATTCAATTTGTGGAGTTTGTGGATATTTGTCCCCGTGGAGGAGCAGACTGGATCAAAGGTTTCAGCCGCCACTGTGAAAGGCTGGAAGCCGGTGGATGTGAGACCTGCCTTTCCAACTGCGTCAATGAGTTAAAAGAAAAAAAGGACTTTATTCAGGATTCCGAAAAAAATCTCATCCCTCTCTCAAGACTTAAGATCGGTGAGAAAGGTGTTCTCTCCAGCCTTGAAGGACGGCCTTCCGCACTCCGCCATCTGAATGACATTGAAGCCGGTCCTGGCAACGTGGTGGAAGTGGAGAACATCGAAAAGGAAAGCGAAAATCTTACCATAAAAATTAAAGGATATCACCTTATCCTCAGAATTGAAGATGCGGAAAAAATACTTGTGGTTCCTTTCTGA
- a CDS encoding DUF2325 domain-containing protein produces MTPMPPNFSRAALETFIPAENWTSKGAHFASLWEIPQSMKCPLVGTCLSIDDHHHLLKKAGFNVRRICPASLHAAVMENIDAPTRVARRIDTFLKKKYLTSATEWLHSPESAIRKLWETGIQTGELELPLYIIACRSNISQSLQAEVFGTLHMLGHTAKRDLLESRRMIVRLEKLLAEEKELSRRIQKNLKEKTDTLMAKTAELEKWQRLETNTSTSSPREETAKESLENLSERLQRLQDKNQALNQRVKKLETERAEWRKAPQISGSEPAETPIQQTKPHALRPFPPKAEVPDLGYKRVLVVGGRPCMRPLYRNAVETTGGQFEYHDGCIHGGKQTLEARVRRSDIILCPVNCNSHGACGLVKEICRKHGKCLRMLDSSSRSAITAALEKTALQEEESPSVSNPLIAGNRFSKAAEEK; encoded by the coding sequence ATGACACCGATGCCGCCCAACTTTTCCCGCGCTGCCCTTGAAACTTTCATCCCCGCAGAGAACTGGACCTCCAAAGGAGCGCACTTTGCCTCCCTCTGGGAAATACCCCAGTCCATGAAATGCCCTCTGGTTGGGACATGCCTTTCCATTGATGACCATCATCATCTTCTGAAAAAAGCCGGATTCAATGTTCGCCGCATTTGTCCCGCATCCCTTCATGCCGCAGTGATGGAAAATATTGACGCACCAACACGGGTAGCCCGCAGGATTGACACTTTTCTCAAGAAAAAATATCTCACCAGCGCAACCGAATGGCTGCACAGCCCCGAATCTGCGATACGAAAGCTTTGGGAAACAGGAATTCAGACCGGTGAACTGGAACTTCCCCTTTATATCATTGCCTGCCGGTCCAATATATCCCAGTCTCTGCAGGCGGAAGTCTTCGGAACCCTGCACATGCTCGGCCACACCGCAAAACGTGACCTGCTGGAATCAAGACGCATGATTGTACGACTGGAAAAACTCCTTGCGGAAGAAAAAGAACTTTCCCGCCGTATCCAAAAAAATCTGAAAGAAAAAACCGACACCCTGATGGCAAAAACGGCAGAACTCGAAAAGTGGCAGCGTCTTGAAACGAACACAAGCACCTCAAGCCCAAGAGAAGAGACAGCAAAGGAATCTCTGGAAAATCTTTCAGAAAGGCTTCAGCGCCTTCAGGATAAAAACCAGGCACTGAACCAGCGGGTCAAAAAACTGGAAACGGAAAGGGCAGAATGGCGCAAAGCCCCCCAGATTTCCGGTTCAGAACCAGCAGAAACACCCATTCAGCAGACCAAGCCCCATGCACTCCGCCCTTTCCCGCCCAAGGCTGAAGTGCCCGACCTCGGATACAAACGCGTTCTCGTCGTTGGCGGGAGACCTTGCATGCGGCCCCTTTACAGAAATGCCGTTGAAACAACAGGGGGGCAATTTGAGTATCATGACGGCTGTATCCATGGGGGCAAGCAGACACTGGAAGCCCGTGTAAGACGGTCCGATATCATTTTATGCCCTGTCAACTGCAACAGCCACGGAGCCTGCGGGCTTGTAAAGGAAATCTGCCGGAAACACGGCAAGTGCCTGCGCATGCTGGATTCATCCAGCCGGTCTGCCATAACCGCAGCATTGGAAAAAACAGCGCTGCAGGAGGAAGAAAGTCCTTCCGTTTCCAATCCGCTGATTGCTGGGAACAGGTTCTCAAAGGCAGCAGAAGAAAAATAA
- a CDS encoding type II secretion system protein GspG, translated as MALSHNRCYTIEMRKIVPPFRKSHLRFLFYLAGILLLFQVWTAPADILVHGITNTLREILTRNHIQEIAFALEKHYLQTGLYPPPEELGSWLTREFPHNMQKQMPIDRWGNGLSYIRTPDGRGFQLICHGADGILNTGDDFGISIFYPGPRPIETTITP; from the coding sequence TTGGCATTATCCCACAACCGCTGCTATACCATTGAAATGAGAAAGATCGTTCCCCCTTTCAGAAAATCTCACCTGCGGTTTCTTTTTTATCTGGCTGGCATCCTCCTTCTATTTCAGGTATGGACAGCTCCTGCAGACATCCTTGTCCATGGCATAACCAATACCCTGCGTGAAATTCTTACGCGAAACCACATTCAGGAAATTGCCTTTGCACTGGAAAAACACTACCTCCAGACAGGTCTTTACCCGCCTCCTGAAGAACTGGGTTCATGGCTTACCAGAGAATTTCCCCACAACATGCAGAAGCAAATGCCCATAGACCGATGGGGAAATGGGCTCTCCTACATAAGAACCCCGGACGGGAGAGGCTTTCAGCTTATCTGCCATGGGGCCGACGGAATCCTCAACACCGGTGATGATTTCGGGATCAGCATCTTTTATCCGGGTCCCCGACCAATTGAAACAACCATAACCCCTTGA